One Legionella hackeliae DNA segment encodes these proteins:
- a CDS encoding MFS transporter: MNHSTSIKTLQWVSSLYFFQSIPFVVVSLISTIIYQQYNLGNVSIAFFTSLLMIPWAIKPLFAPFLERFASKKNVTIFAQFILSILFLALAISVTSPHFLIVSSCCFILLAFISSTHDIASDGVYLLNLDEEKQKRYVAARSFFYQMGRLFIKGVLLVVIGQVAFHFRINVWQLFFLSLFIIGVLLTFYHSLKLPEKEQAQATSAHYGAIFKEIGSHEELYVPLLYIFLYNFMDGQLQKIIPLFLLDKTGLGLNLSQVGEIYGIYGSAALISGVFISGFLLTRFSLAQCLRCLTPLLFLSPLLFLLLAWGRTNELLLYTVLMGYQFILGITNGAYMGYLLRLANKSMYPMSMYTVCTSIMALSYVFWGAISGMLEQYLGYSTFFTYVLAINCLLIIMTYRIVTKDV; this comes from the coding sequence GTGAATCATTCCACTTCTATAAAGACACTCCAATGGGTTAGTAGTCTCTACTTTTTTCAGAGTATTCCTTTTGTAGTTGTAAGCTTAATTAGCACGATAATTTATCAGCAATATAATCTAGGAAATGTCAGTATAGCCTTTTTTACTAGCTTATTGATGATTCCATGGGCTATCAAACCGTTGTTTGCGCCATTCTTAGAGCGATTTGCCAGCAAAAAAAATGTAACAATATTTGCGCAGTTTATATTATCGATACTATTTTTAGCATTAGCTATTAGTGTAACTAGCCCTCATTTTTTGATAGTGAGTTCATGTTGTTTTATCCTGTTGGCGTTTATTTCCTCGACACACGATATTGCCTCTGATGGAGTTTACCTCCTTAATTTAGATGAGGAAAAACAAAAACGCTATGTCGCAGCCCGCAGTTTCTTTTATCAAATGGGACGTTTATTTATAAAAGGTGTATTGTTAGTGGTGATAGGGCAAGTTGCGTTCCATTTTAGAATAAACGTGTGGCAGCTCTTTTTTCTAAGTCTTTTTATTATTGGCGTCTTACTCACTTTCTATCATTCACTAAAATTGCCAGAAAAAGAGCAAGCCCAAGCCACGTCAGCTCATTACGGAGCAATCTTTAAGGAGATAGGGTCGCATGAGGAATTGTACGTGCCTCTGTTGTACATTTTTCTCTATAATTTTATGGATGGTCAATTGCAAAAAATTATTCCTTTATTTCTGCTGGATAAAACTGGTTTGGGTCTTAATTTATCTCAGGTTGGAGAAATTTATGGGATCTATGGAAGTGCGGCATTAATTTCTGGGGTTTTTATTTCAGGCTTTCTACTCACTCGTTTTTCACTCGCTCAATGTCTACGATGTTTGACTCCGTTGTTATTTTTAAGTCCCCTATTATTTTTATTATTAGCCTGGGGAAGAACTAATGAATTATTACTGTATACGGTCTTGATGGGCTATCAATTTATTTTAGGCATTACAAATGGTGCATATATGGGCTATTTGCTCCGACTTGCCAACAAAAGCATGTATCCAATGTCTATGTACACTGTGTGTACTTCAATTATGGCGTTGAGTTATGTTTTTTGGGGAGCAATAAGTGGAATGTTGGAGCAATATTTAGGGTATTCCACATTTTTTACCTATGTGCTAGCCATAAATTGTCTCTTAATTATTATGACTTATCGGATAGTGACTAAAGATGTTTGA
- a CDS encoding VOC family protein has translation MQKIIPHLWFNDQAEEAVNFYTSIFKNSKILGISHYGDAGSQVSGRPKNSIMTIRFQLKEREFVALNGGPYFTFSPAISFLVNCNTQEEIDTLWERLSHDKESEQCGWLKDKFGVSWQIVPLILEEMMSSSNTEKREKAMKALLKMTKLDIQTLKQAYED, from the coding sequence ATGCAGAAAATTATTCCTCATTTATGGTTTAATGACCAAGCCGAAGAAGCAGTGAATTTTTATACTTCGATCTTCAAAAATTCAAAAATTTTAGGGATTAGTCATTATGGCGATGCAGGCTCTCAGGTTTCGGGAAGACCTAAAAATTCCATTATGACAATTCGTTTTCAACTGAAAGAACGGGAATTTGTTGCTTTAAATGGTGGACCTTATTTTACTTTTTCTCCTGCCATTTCGTTTCTTGTCAATTGCAATACTCAGGAAGAAATTGATACATTATGGGAGCGACTCTCTCACGATAAAGAAAGCGAGCAGTGTGGTTGGCTTAAAGATAAGTTCGGAGTTTCCTGGCAGATTGTTCCTCTTATTTTGGAAGAAATGATGAGCTCATCAAACACCGAAAAAAGGGAAAAGGCAATGAAAGCATTGCTTAAAATGACCAAGCTTGATATCCAAACACTGAAACAAGCTTATGAAGATTAA
- a CDS encoding glutathione S-transferase family protein, which yields MLVLYSYPELFGVPDNNPYGLKVDTFLRLTQIPYKLKHVVDTKSAPRGQLPYIVDEGQTVTDSNTIIEFLCQKYDIDIDNDLTTEQKNLHFLITRMLDHHLYWVMSYSRWQDERFWPLFKAEFLQKFPSFSKEALENGRHYNIEKYYYQGIGRYSQDQIYHAGIQNLTVLNSILGNNRFLFGDNIHSIDACCYGFLANILYFEINTPLKEFILTQRSLKQYIDRIRQLLDY from the coding sequence ATGCTTGTTTTGTATTCCTATCCTGAGCTTTTTGGTGTGCCAGATAATAATCCCTATGGTTTAAAGGTCGATACTTTTCTAAGATTAACCCAAATTCCTTATAAACTTAAGCATGTTGTCGATACAAAAAGTGCCCCTCGTGGCCAATTACCCTATATCGTCGATGAAGGGCAAACTGTTACCGACAGCAATACCATTATTGAATTTCTGTGCCAAAAATATGATATTGATATAGATAATGACTTAACTACCGAACAAAAAAATTTACATTTTTTGATTACCCGAATGCTCGATCACCATTTGTATTGGGTAATGTCCTATTCACGTTGGCAGGATGAGCGTTTTTGGCCCTTGTTTAAAGCAGAGTTTTTGCAAAAATTTCCTTCATTTTCAAAAGAAGCGCTTGAAAATGGGAGACATTATAATATCGAAAAATATTACTACCAAGGAATTGGTAGATATTCACAAGACCAAATTTATCATGCCGGTATACAAAATTTAACGGTACTTAATTCCATTCTTGGCAATAATCGTTTTTTGTTTGGAGACAATATCCATAGTATTGATGCCTGTTGCTATGGTTTTTTAGCCAACATTTTATATTTTGAAATTAACACGCCGCTAAAAGAATTTATCCTGACTCAAAGATCACTAAAACAATACATTGATAGAATAAGACAATTATTGGATTATTAA
- a CDS encoding glycosyltransferase family 9 protein produces the protein MIKSICVVRLSALGDVLMLVPLIRTLQANFPSATITWVISRPAYDLVEGMEGVEFIVINKPNAIRDYWRFKKELKARSFDVLLAAQASFRANLLYPLIRASRKIGYDTYRAKDGHKWFINESISAVNGHTLDGFLQFATALGVKQHAVHWDLPITDADYNWARQHLPTDGPILLVNPAASKFERSWTVDRYIAVIKEAQSRWQAQVVLTGGPGLLDRELANEIMKDVHCIDLVGKTKPKQLLAVISQADVLLCPDTGPSHMAAAVGTPVIALHAVTNSKISGPYTFRHLVVDCYPEAVKTILKKNHAEDVWGAKVHGTDAMKLIQVEAVLAKLESVMSNQSPTSHN, from the coding sequence ATGATTAAATCAATCTGTGTCGTGCGTTTATCAGCATTAGGAGACGTACTAATGCTGGTTCCCTTAATCCGTACTTTACAAGCCAATTTTCCTAGTGCCACAATTACATGGGTCATTTCTCGTCCTGCCTATGATTTAGTGGAAGGAATGGAAGGTGTGGAATTTATTGTTATCAATAAACCGAATGCTATTAGAGATTACTGGCGATTTAAAAAGGAATTAAAAGCTCGCTCTTTTGACGTCCTATTAGCCGCTCAGGCAAGTTTTCGTGCCAACCTCTTGTACCCTTTAATTCGTGCTTCGCGAAAAATTGGTTATGACACCTATCGAGCTAAAGACGGTCATAAATGGTTTATTAATGAATCTATCAGCGCTGTAAATGGACATACCTTGGATGGTTTTTTACAGTTTGCTACGGCTTTAGGGGTTAAGCAACATGCAGTGCACTGGGATTTACCTATCACTGACGCTGATTATAACTGGGCTCGCCAGCATTTACCCACTGACGGCCCTATTCTTTTGGTCAATCCTGCGGCAAGTAAATTTGAAAGGAGTTGGACTGTTGATCGTTATATTGCGGTGATAAAAGAAGCCCAATCTCGTTGGCAGGCCCAAGTGGTCTTAACAGGAGGACCTGGTTTACTGGACAGAGAACTAGCCAATGAGATCATGAAAGACGTTCATTGCATAGACTTGGTGGGAAAGACTAAGCCTAAGCAACTCTTAGCGGTGATTAGCCAAGCAGATGTATTACTGTGTCCAGATACAGGACCGTCTCATATGGCAGCTGCAGTGGGGACACCAGTCATTGCACTACATGCTGTAACCAATTCCAAAATTTCAGGCCCATATACCTTCAGACATTTGGTAGTGGATTGCTATCCTGAAGCTGTCAAAACCATTCTTAAAAAGAATCATGCTGAGGATGTTTGGGGGGCGAAAGTTCATGGAACAGATGCGATGAAATTAATTCAGGTAGAGGCTGTATTGGCAAAACTAGAATCCGTAATGTCCAACCAGTCTCCAACGTCTCATAACTAG
- a CDS encoding zinc-finger domain-containing protein, protein MSETKKKPASTKKHYVVHSRDLPLSCPTDEMELWNAHPKVYLPIEKTGSEICPYCSAHFVLKDD, encoded by the coding sequence ATGTCTGAGACCAAGAAAAAACCAGCGAGTACAAAAAAACATTACGTTGTTCATTCACGAGATCTGCCTTTAAGCTGTCCAACGGATGAAATGGAATTGTGGAATGCACATCCGAAAGTTTATTTACCCATTGAAAAAACTGGCTCTGAAATTTGCCCTTATTGCAGTGCGCATTTTGTTTTAAAAGATGATTAA
- the miaA gene encoding tRNA (adenosine(37)-N6)-dimethylallyltransferase MiaA gives MTKTIVCLMGPTASGKTALACELTKTFPFEIISVDSAMIYREMNIGTAKPSAEELQLTPHYLIDILDPIESYSAAQFCEDVVELIEEIFQKGKFPLLVGGTMMYFNALQKGLSVLPQADEAIRMELLQQAERHGWSYLHQQLEKVDPLSAKRIHPNDTQRIQRALEVYQLTGKPLSFFWSEQKGAVKYHFVNLILFPEHREWLHERIALRFEHMLNNDLVGEVAQLLQKWQLPPTCPSMRSVGYRQVINYLAGDYDFETLKHKGIVATRQLAKRQLTWLRSWSDGIFFNCEDMTTTEREIMALIKEIMDNKG, from the coding sequence ATGACTAAGACAATTGTTTGTTTAATGGGACCGACTGCTTCCGGTAAAACAGCCTTGGCTTGTGAGCTGACTAAGACTTTTCCTTTTGAAATCATAAGCGTTGACTCTGCCATGATTTATAGAGAAATGAACATCGGAACGGCCAAACCCAGTGCAGAAGAGCTTCAACTTACTCCCCATTATTTGATTGATATTTTAGATCCAATCGAAAGTTATTCTGCGGCACAGTTCTGTGAGGATGTGGTTGAATTAATTGAGGAAATTTTCCAAAAAGGAAAATTTCCTTTATTAGTCGGTGGCACTATGATGTACTTTAATGCATTACAAAAGGGGTTGTCTGTGCTGCCTCAGGCTGATGAAGCAATTAGAATGGAATTGCTGCAGCAAGCCGAGCGTCACGGTTGGTCGTACCTGCATCAGCAGTTAGAAAAGGTAGATCCCTTATCAGCAAAACGAATTCATCCCAATGACACACAGCGCATTCAAAGAGCGTTGGAAGTTTATCAATTGACTGGTAAACCACTGTCATTTTTTTGGTCTGAGCAAAAAGGAGCAGTAAAATATCATTTTGTTAACCTGATATTATTTCCTGAGCACAGAGAATGGTTGCATGAGCGTATAGCCTTGCGATTTGAACACATGCTAAATAATGATCTTGTCGGAGAAGTAGCACAGCTTCTACAGAAATGGCAGCTACCCCCGACATGTCCATCCATGCGAAGTGTTGGCTATCGTCAGGTAATCAATTATCTGGCCGGAGATTATGATTTTGAAACCTTAAAACATAAAGGTATTGTTGCCACACGCCAATTGGCTAAGCGACAACTCACATGGTTACGATCGTGGTCTGATGGTATCTTTTTTAATTGTGAGGATATGACAACGACAGAACGTGAAATCATGGCGCTTATTAAGGAAATCATGGATAATAAAGGCTAA
- the mutL gene encoding DNA mismatch repair endonuclease MutL, with protein MRIQQLPTALANQIAAGEVIERPASIVKELLENSLDAKATLINIDIGYGGLNQVKISDNGTGILADDLPLAIAPHATSKISKLSDLYAIMSMGFRGEALASIASVSRMIISSKPAEQTHAMKLISDGQGIVLEPCARNQGTTIDVRDIFFNAPVRKKFLKTERSEFQAIETVVRRFALSAPEITINLTHNDKKIFSLPGAHCHKSRLARIRKILGKTFVEQAYYIDVEHAGMRLCGWIGSESYQRSQNDKQWIYINMRMVKDKLLNHAIKQAYEGVLHPGRYPSCLLYLTISAEQVDVNVHPTKHEVRFQQPRLVHDFISTQIQYVLQTSKKSDQYPILEEKNIEQLQVSEPSPYFSPSIIGSAIKEDMKDCRWVELNNHFAVIFLQEHPYLVDIVYLQRHWLKAMLSELNLPLASRPLLVPVSYEVDKIHQKHFMQIKSHLEQVGIEINRVGENVLFIRSLPVVLPHLDFKQFLSAIFKEHQFTQLNLMELLIKHQIFDLSHASQAEKETLIAYMHSLSESNERYVWRKQLSVELCRDLLND; from the coding sequence ATGAGAATCCAGCAACTACCAACGGCTTTAGCCAATCAAATTGCAGCGGGTGAGGTCATCGAACGCCCTGCTTCAATTGTGAAAGAGTTATTAGAAAATTCTCTGGATGCCAAGGCTACCCTAATTAATATAGACATTGGCTATGGTGGATTGAATCAAGTCAAAATTAGCGATAATGGTACTGGTATCTTAGCGGATGATTTGCCCTTGGCAATTGCTCCACATGCTACCAGTAAGATAAGTAAGCTTAGTGATTTATATGCCATTATGAGCATGGGATTTCGCGGCGAAGCTTTAGCCAGCATAGCCTCAGTTTCACGCATGATAATTAGTTCGAAACCAGCGGAACAAACGCACGCAATGAAGCTAATTAGTGATGGACAGGGGATTGTTCTGGAGCCTTGTGCAAGAAATCAGGGTACAACAATTGATGTTCGCGACATTTTTTTTAATGCGCCTGTCAGGAAAAAATTTTTAAAAACTGAACGCAGCGAGTTTCAAGCAATAGAAACAGTGGTTAGACGTTTTGCTTTAAGTGCTCCTGAGATAACAATTAATTTAACGCACAATGACAAAAAGATTTTTAGCTTACCGGGTGCGCACTGTCATAAAAGCAGGTTGGCGCGTATTCGAAAAATATTAGGAAAAACATTTGTTGAGCAAGCATATTACATTGATGTAGAGCACGCCGGAATGCGCCTTTGTGGATGGATTGGAAGCGAAAGTTACCAGCGTAGCCAAAACGATAAGCAATGGATTTACATTAACATGCGGATGGTTAAGGACAAACTACTTAATCATGCAATTAAACAAGCGTATGAAGGTGTCCTTCATCCAGGACGCTATCCTTCATGCTTGTTGTATTTAACAATTTCAGCTGAACAAGTCGATGTTAACGTACATCCCACAAAGCATGAAGTACGTTTCCAGCAACCAAGATTGGTTCATGATTTCATTAGCACGCAAATTCAGTATGTTCTTCAAACGTCTAAAAAATCGGATCAATACCCAATATTAGAAGAAAAAAATATTGAGCAATTGCAGGTTAGCGAGCCCTCTCCCTATTTCAGTCCCTCTATCATAGGTAGTGCTATTAAAGAGGATATGAAAGACTGCAGATGGGTTGAGTTAAATAATCATTTCGCTGTAATTTTTTTACAAGAACACCCTTATTTGGTTGATATAGTTTACTTACAACGTCACTGGCTAAAAGCAATGCTATCGGAACTCAACTTACCTCTCGCAAGTCGTCCCTTATTAGTTCCGGTAAGTTACGAGGTGGATAAAATCCATCAGAAGCATTTTATGCAGATTAAAAGTCATTTAGAGCAAGTGGGTATAGAAATTAATCGGGTTGGAGAAAATGTTTTATTTATTAGAAGCTTACCCGTAGTACTTCCGCATCTGGATTTTAAACAATTCCTAAGTGCTATATTTAAAGAACATCAATTTACACAATTAAATCTAATGGAGTTATTGATTAAACATCAAATTTTTGATTTAAGTCATGCTTCACAAGCGGAAAAGGAAACGCTTATTGCCTATATGCATAGTTTGAGTGAAAGCAACGAACGTTATGTGTGGCGCAAACAATTGTCAGTTGAACTTTGTAGGGACTTATTAAATGACTAA
- a CDS encoding N-acetylmuramoyl-L-alanine amidase: MIIRQFAFCLLMLSCSMVMATAKLLSIDVKQQGANPSVLFTLNKAVSHRVFTLTNPNRVVIDFDDTELALNVNQVNPGSQLIKYIRSGRPNAHTLRLVFEVNQVVMTQTKLLQQAANAKHSFSLNLTTNGNLVSHDYNPTPHGYNPVPHYYDPPSLASEKKGQKKGATVARTPVSIKHAPRKTLRDVIVVLDPGHGGKDPGASGPRRTAEKNVTLAIAQKLKQIIDRQPGMKAVLTRNGDYYIELRERLKIARKYNGDIFISIHADAFINQHSSGASVFALSQSGATSEAARWLAEKENYSELGGVNLSELDDQSGLVRTVLIDLSQTATIGASLHMGERVLRNLDRITRLHNRKVEQARFMVLKSPDIPSILIETGFISNPQEERNLTSPAYQQRLTQAIFEGLKRYFWDYPPHGTRIEALAGNGNIHLVRQGESLPQIAARYHVSVAVLQAANHLPGSEVKAGQRLVIPTV, from the coding sequence ATGATTATACGCCAGTTCGCATTTTGCTTATTGATGTTAAGCTGTTCAATGGTAATGGCTACTGCGAAGTTACTTTCTATCGACGTGAAGCAACAGGGGGCTAATCCCTCAGTGCTCTTTACACTGAATAAAGCAGTGTCACACAGGGTGTTTACTTTGACAAATCCAAATCGTGTTGTCATTGATTTTGATGATACAGAGCTGGCTTTGAATGTCAATCAAGTCAATCCCGGAAGCCAACTCATTAAATATATTCGTAGCGGTCGTCCAAATGCACACACTTTGCGTTTGGTTTTTGAGGTAAATCAGGTCGTAATGACGCAAACAAAACTTTTACAGCAGGCTGCCAATGCAAAGCATAGTTTTTCTCTAAATTTAACAACTAATGGAAATCTGGTTTCCCATGATTATAATCCAACACCCCATGGTTATAATCCAGTTCCCCATTATTATGATCCCCCCTCTTTGGCATCGGAAAAAAAGGGACAGAAGAAAGGGGCCACGGTAGCTAGAACGCCAGTTTCTATAAAGCATGCGCCCAGAAAAACATTACGAGATGTTATTGTAGTATTAGATCCAGGTCACGGAGGTAAAGATCCGGGAGCCAGTGGTCCAAGAAGAACAGCAGAAAAAAATGTGACGCTGGCTATTGCTCAAAAATTAAAACAAATTATTGATAGACAGCCTGGTATGAAGGCAGTTTTAACCCGTAATGGTGATTATTACATCGAATTACGTGAGCGTTTGAAAATTGCTAGAAAATACAATGGTGATATCTTTATATCGATTCACGCCGATGCCTTCATTAACCAACATTCAAGTGGCGCTTCCGTTTTTGCATTATCCCAATCGGGAGCTACCAGTGAAGCCGCAAGATGGCTTGCGGAGAAAGAAAACTATTCAGAGTTGGGTGGCGTTAATTTATCAGAGCTTGACGATCAAAGTGGTTTGGTGCGAACAGTATTGATTGATTTGTCCCAAACGGCAACCATTGGTGCTAGTCTCCACATGGGTGAGCGCGTACTACGAAATCTCGATAGAATTACGCGTTTACATAACCGTAAAGTGGAACAAGCACGATTTATGGTTTTAAAATCACCAGATATTCCTTCAATTTTAATTGAGACAGGTTTTATTTCTAATCCTCAAGAGGAACGTAACCTGACAAGCCCTGCCTATCAACAACGATTAACTCAAGCTATTTTTGAAGGATTAAAACGCTATTTTTGGGATTATCCACCTCATGGCACACGCATAGAGGCGTTGGCCGGAAATGGAAATATCCATCTGGTTCGACAAGGCGAATCATTACCGCAAATTGCAGCACGATATCATGTTTCCGTCGCTGTATTACAAGCAGCGAATCACTTGCCAGGAAGTGAAGTAAAAGCAGGGCAGCGACTTGTTATTCCTACTGTATGA
- the tsaE gene encoding tRNA (adenosine(37)-N6)-threonylcarbamoyltransferase complex ATPase subunit type 1 TsaE, which yields MTTIDVVLPGESDSEVLAAKLAQVLTSPLVLSFSGEIGAGKTTFIRAMLRALGIKTAVKSPTFSLVESYQCKDFQVHHFDLYRIHEESELEYIGFRDYFREDSICCIEWPEHARNFLNKVDMNFSFVIHGSGRLLTMKAASLVGEKLLSCFAGNQ from the coding sequence ATGACAACAATTGATGTAGTTCTTCCCGGTGAGTCAGATAGTGAAGTTCTTGCGGCAAAATTGGCGCAAGTACTTACTTCTCCCTTGGTTTTAAGCTTTAGTGGTGAAATTGGCGCCGGTAAAACAACGTTTATCAGAGCAATGCTTCGAGCCCTGGGTATAAAAACTGCGGTAAAAAGTCCTACGTTTTCATTGGTTGAAAGTTATCAATGCAAGGATTTTCAAGTCCATCATTTTGATCTCTATCGTATTCACGAGGAGTCTGAGCTAGAGTATATTGGCTTTAGAGATTATTTTCGCGAAGATTCTATATGTTGCATTGAATGGCCAGAGCATGCCAGGAATTTCTTGAATAAGGTTGATATGAATTTTTCATTTGTGATCCACGGGAGCGGGCGTTTGCTGACAATGAAAGCAGCAAGCCTCGTTGGGGAAAAACTGCTATCTTGTTTTGCGGGTAACCAATGA
- a CDS encoding bifunctional ADP-dependent NAD(P)H-hydrate dehydratase/NAD(P)H-hydrate epimerase — translation MTTAKISLYQVKHIRSCEQLAITDLGLSEDELMERAGHSAFRTLTKLYPSVRNIAVFCGSGNNAGDGYVLARLAQEKGYTVVIHQYKTVEELPPAARHASLTAIAAGVNCQPLEETIDTEVELIVDALLGIGLEGKVKGPIVTAINQINDCGLPVLALDIPSGLDADTGAVLGACVKATTTMTFIARKLGLMTLDGPDYCGKIVCDSLGLEHCLSSIQPAVQVLNESLRNTLLPPRLKNSHKGHYGHVLIIGGGHGMPGSVFLTANAALRVGAGLVTIATRPEHAGHVLPALPEAMIYGIEEVDEVLPLISRATICVIGPGLGEDEWAHALFTKALTSQLPMVIDASALRILANNRQHDDNWILTPHPGEAASLLSCSTAEIQRDRYKAINELQAQYGGNVILKGVGTLITTHESETYLCAAGNPGMASAGMGDALNGIIAGLFAQGLSLSDAAKLGVWLHATAADAAAIAKGERGLLASDLMPYIRQQVNAVSTMVSE, via the coding sequence ATGACTACTGCAAAGATTTCTCTGTATCAGGTCAAGCATATTCGGTCATGTGAACAATTAGCCATTACGGATTTAGGTTTATCTGAAGATGAGTTAATGGAGCGTGCGGGTCACAGTGCTTTTCGTACATTAACTAAACTTTACCCCTCTGTACGCAACATTGCTGTGTTTTGTGGTAGTGGTAACAATGCCGGTGACGGATATGTATTAGCACGTTTGGCTCAGGAAAAAGGCTACACAGTAGTTATTCATCAATATAAAACAGTAGAAGAATTACCTCCAGCGGCACGTCATGCTTCATTAACTGCAATTGCTGCTGGCGTTAACTGTCAACCACTGGAAGAAACAATTGATACCGAAGTGGAACTGATTGTTGATGCCTTATTAGGAATCGGTTTGGAAGGAAAAGTTAAGGGTCCTATAGTTACTGCAATTAATCAAATTAATGATTGTGGACTTCCGGTATTGGCTCTTGATATTCCATCCGGTTTGGATGCTGATACTGGCGCTGTATTGGGTGCTTGTGTCAAAGCAACGACAACAATGACGTTCATTGCCCGAAAATTAGGCTTAATGACTTTAGACGGACCGGATTATTGCGGCAAAATTGTTTGTGATAGTTTAGGACTGGAACATTGTTTATCATCGATCCAACCAGCGGTACAAGTATTGAATGAAAGCTTACGTAACACACTTTTGCCTCCTCGCCTAAAAAATTCCCATAAGGGTCATTATGGTCATGTATTAATCATCGGTGGCGGTCATGGTATGCCTGGCTCTGTCTTTTTAACTGCAAACGCGGCCTTGAGAGTTGGGGCGGGTCTGGTAACTATAGCAACGCGCCCAGAACATGCTGGCCATGTTTTACCTGCTCTACCTGAAGCTATGATTTATGGTATTGAAGAAGTCGACGAGGTGCTGCCTTTAATAAGTCGCGCAACAATTTGTGTAATTGGTCCAGGATTGGGTGAAGATGAGTGGGCTCATGCGTTATTTACAAAAGCCCTTACTTCTCAGTTGCCTATGGTGATTGATGCTTCTGCTCTACGTATTTTAGCGAACAATCGCCAACATGATGACAATTGGATATTGACACCACACCCTGGTGAAGCAGCTAGCCTCTTAAGCTGTTCCACTGCCGAAATCCAGAGAGATCGTTACAAAGCTATCAATGAACTTCAAGCCCAGTATGGGGGCAATGTTATTCTAAAAGGAGTTGGAACATTAATCACTACGCACGAATCAGAAACTTATTTGTGCGCAGCTGGAAATCCTGGAATGGCCAGTGCAGGTATGGGCGATGCTTTGAATGGAATTATCGCAGGATTATTCGCCCAGGGTTTATCACTTTCCGACGCAGCCAAATTAGGGGTATGGCTTCATGCTACTGCAGCAGATGCTGCTGCTATTGCAAAAGGCGAACGGGGTCTTTTAGCGAGTGATTTAATGCCGTATATACGTCAACAAGTAAATGCCGTGTCGACAATGGTGAGTGAATGA
- a CDS encoding ClpXP protease specificity-enhancing factor produces MKMTSNKPYLIRAIYDWIVDNDLTPHILVNATYPGVQVPQEYVNNGRIVLNISPKACRGLHLENDRIVFTARFSGHSMQIFIAPAAVLAVYAKENGQGMEFPEEAHEPPPPASSGPETKGKKPALTLVKKE; encoded by the coding sequence ATGAAAATGACCTCGAACAAGCCCTATTTAATTCGTGCTATCTATGACTGGATTGTCGATAATGACTTGACCCCGCATATTTTGGTCAATGCAACTTATCCTGGAGTTCAGGTACCGCAAGAATATGTGAATAATGGACGCATCGTTTTAAACATTTCACCTAAAGCATGTCGTGGATTACATCTTGAGAATGACAGGATCGTATTTACAGCACGTTTTTCAGGTCATAGCATGCAAATTTTTATTGCTCCTGCTGCAGTTTTGGCAGTCTATGCCAAGGAAAATGGTCAGGGAATGGAATTCCCTGAAGAAGCTCATGAGCCTCCTCCACCAGCTTCATCAGGTCCAGAGACAAAAGGAAAAAAACCTGCATTAACCCTTGTAAAAAAAGAATAG